A stretch of the Streptococcus himalayensis genome encodes the following:
- a CDS encoding SDR family NAD(P)-dependent oxidoreductase, with protein MRRIVITGASGGLAQAIVKLLPDDQLILIGRSMKRLEELYGTLANCDLVELEITDSEAVERFAEKCRIHYGPIDIFINNAGYGLFEDFDKISSQDIEEMFRVNTFALMNLSRLFGQQMKEVRKGQIINIVSMAGLIASAKSSLYSATKFAAIGFSNALRLELRPYQVFVTTVNPGPIKTAFFEQADPEGTYLQAVKAYLLESDLVAQKIVASFGTKKREINLPWLLHLAYKCYTLFPRLGDFLASNLFNYK; from the coding sequence ATGAGGAGAATTGTCATAACAGGAGCAAGTGGTGGTCTTGCCCAAGCGATTGTAAAACTTCTGCCAGATGACCAGCTGATATTGATTGGACGGTCCATGAAACGGCTAGAGGAGCTGTATGGCACCCTAGCAAACTGCGATTTGGTTGAACTAGAGATTACCGATAGTGAAGCGGTGGAGCGTTTTGCAGAGAAATGCCGCATCCACTATGGTCCCATCGATATTTTCATCAATAATGCAGGCTATGGTTTGTTTGAAGATTTTGACAAGATTTCTTCTCAAGACATCGAAGAGATGTTTCGGGTCAATACCTTTGCTCTGATGAATTTATCTCGGTTGTTTGGACAGCAGATGAAGGAAGTGAGAAAGGGGCAGATTATCAATATTGTCAGTATGGCAGGCTTGATTGCAAGTGCGAAGTCCAGTTTGTATTCGGCAACCAAGTTTGCGGCGATTGGATTTTCAAACGCCCTACGTTTGGAATTGCGTCCCTATCAAGTTTTTGTAACGACCGTTAATCCAGGTCCCATCAAAACAGCCTTTTTTGAGCAAGCAGATCCCGAAGGCACTTATTTACAGGCGGTCAAAGCCTATCTGCTGGAGTCAGACTTGGTTGCCCAAAAAATCGTTGCTAGCTTTGGCACTAAAAAACGTGAAATTAACCTTCCTTGGCTGCTTCATCTGGCGTACAAATGCTATACTTTGTTTCCCCGTTTGGGAGATTTTTTAGCCAGTAATCTTTTTAATTATAAGTGA
- a CDS encoding class I SAM-dependent methyltransferase, translated as MDIKAYQAHIAQPWGQIYYQILFDQLKEVKGKTVLDFGSGFGHVAQFLARENQVLAIEPNEEMIDSRVVDPLYPYQQEQGGFEALEQLAPASFDVIICHNVLEYVDNPSQYLHAFHRLVKDDGHLSLVKHHEVGRIMQTAVFECNIPKTMGFLAGEHYQSHTMGLAKAYKIEEVLPKDTFVLEDYQGIRTFYGLQPNSVKTDPHWLKEMTELELAVSSQSPYRDIAAFQHLWLRKKER; from the coding sequence ATGGATATAAAAGCTTATCAAGCACATATTGCCCAGCCTTGGGGGCAGATTTATTACCAGATTTTATTTGATCAGCTAAAAGAAGTGAAGGGAAAGACTGTTCTTGACTTTGGCAGTGGTTTTGGTCACGTGGCTCAGTTTCTAGCACGGGAAAATCAAGTTCTGGCTATTGAACCAAACGAGGAGATGATTGACTCGCGCGTGGTAGACCCTCTTTATCCCTATCAGCAGGAGCAAGGAGGCTTTGAGGCGTTGGAACAGTTAGCTCCAGCATCTTTTGATGTGATTATTTGTCACAATGTCCTAGAATATGTGGATAATCCAAGCCAGTATTTACATGCTTTTCATCGACTTGTAAAAGACGATGGTCACCTTTCACTTGTTAAGCACCATGAGGTGGGACGCATCATGCAGACAGCAGTGTTTGAATGCAATATCCCTAAAACCATGGGCTTTTTGGCAGGCGAACACTACCAATCTCACACTATGGGGCTGGCCAAGGCCTATAAGATTGAAGAGGTATTGCCTAAGGATACCTTTGTTCTGGAGGATTATCAGGGAATTCGCACCTTTTATGGCCTGCAACCCAACAGTGTCAAAACAGATCCCCATTGGCTTAAGGAAATGACGGAGTTAGAGTTGGCCGTTTCTAGTCAATCTCCGTATCGGGACATTGCCGCCTTTCAGCATCTTTGGCTGAGAAAGAAGGAGAGGTAG
- the recJ gene encoding single-stranded-DNA-specific exonuclease RecJ, translating into MITSKYDWQLATTFSDEAFLKMGKKAGLEPAVAALLYQRGIQTEEALKAFLEPDLNQLHDPYLLNDMEKAVERIRQAISEGEQILVYGDYDADGMTSASIIKETLDELGAECQVYLPNRFTDGYGPNKSVYKYFIEQEGISLIITVDNGVAGLEPIAFAQEAGVDVIVTDHHAMPEILPQAYAILHPEHPAAHYPFQHLAGCGVAFKLACALLEDIPLELLDLVAIGTIADMVSLTGENRVLVKYGLSVLQQTQRIGLQELLHVSGIASSDVTEETVGFQLAPRLNALGRLDDPNPAVDLLTGFDEEEAHAIALMINEKNDERKALVEAIYEEAKAMVKSEKSAQVLAKAGWNPGVLGIVAGRLLEELHQPVVVLSIDGDFAKGSARSVEAVNIFDALDPHRDLFEAFGGHAGAAGMTLKVENLTSLSDVLEAYIQTENLDLSRKSPLYLDEELQLAELTLDTLKSFDKLAPFGMDNKRPIFYIKDLVVEQARTMGQGNNHLKLKIFQDGAAFDVVAFGKGSLAMEFAQAKQLELAVTLSVNQWNGQTTLQLMMTDARVNGVQLYNIRGRKATVPEGVPQLRFKDDQVEVGDSPAIVVYDVPENLDRLKSILQTQNFSAIYFKNEINPAYYLTGYGTREQFAKLYKTIYQFPEFDVRYKLADLAAFLKIEKILLIKMIQIFEELGFVTITDGVMKVEKEAEKREIASSQIYQELKKIVKEQELMALAPVQEIYDVLMAPDKS; encoded by the coding sequence ATGATTACTTCGAAATATGATTGGCAGTTAGCGACGACCTTCTCGGATGAGGCTTTTTTGAAAATGGGGAAAAAAGCAGGTCTCGAACCTGCCGTTGCAGCTCTCCTTTATCAACGGGGCATTCAGACAGAGGAAGCTTTGAAAGCCTTTTTAGAGCCTGATTTAAATCAGCTTCATGACCCCTATCTGTTAAATGACATGGAAAAAGCAGTGGAGCGGATTCGTCAGGCGATTTCCGAGGGCGAGCAAATCTTGGTCTATGGTGATTACGATGCAGATGGTATGACCAGTGCTTCTATCATCAAGGAAACCTTAGATGAGTTGGGGGCGGAATGCCAGGTCTATCTGCCCAATCGCTTTACAGATGGCTATGGTCCAAATAAGAGTGTCTATAAATACTTTATTGAACAAGAAGGAATTTCACTGATTATCACTGTTGACAATGGGGTGGCTGGGTTAGAGCCAATTGCCTTTGCTCAAGAAGCTGGGGTTGATGTGATTGTGACTGACCACCATGCCATGCCAGAGATTCTGCCTCAGGCCTATGCTATTCTTCATCCTGAACATCCGGCTGCTCACTATCCGTTTCAGCATTTAGCGGGTTGTGGGGTAGCGTTTAAGCTAGCCTGTGCCCTCTTGGAGGATATTCCCTTAGAATTGCTCGATTTGGTTGCCATTGGAACGATTGCAGATATGGTTAGTTTGACAGGGGAAAACCGTGTTTTGGTCAAGTATGGCTTGTCTGTCTTGCAACAAACCCAGCGAATTGGTCTACAAGAATTGCTACATGTCTCTGGGATTGCATCTAGTGATGTCACGGAAGAAACGGTTGGTTTTCAGCTAGCTCCTCGGCTCAACGCCTTGGGGCGTCTGGACGATCCCAATCCAGCGGTAGATTTGCTGACAGGGTTTGATGAAGAGGAAGCCCACGCCATTGCCCTCATGATTAACGAAAAAAACGATGAGCGAAAAGCATTGGTGGAAGCTATCTATGAAGAAGCTAAGGCCATGGTTAAGTCTGAAAAATCAGCCCAAGTTTTGGCGAAAGCAGGTTGGAATCCAGGGGTCTTGGGAATTGTGGCAGGACGGCTCTTAGAAGAACTTCATCAGCCAGTTGTCGTCTTATCCATTGATGGGGATTTTGCCAAGGGGAGTGCCAGAAGTGTTGAAGCGGTCAATATTTTTGATGCACTCGATCCGCACAGGGATTTGTTTGAAGCTTTTGGAGGTCACGCTGGAGCCGCAGGAATGACCTTAAAAGTAGAAAATCTTACTTCCTTATCAGATGTATTAGAAGCATATATTCAGACAGAAAATCTTGATTTAAGCCGTAAAAGTCCTCTTTATCTGGATGAAGAATTGCAGTTGGCAGAGTTGACCTTAGATACCTTGAAGAGCTTTGACAAATTAGCTCCCTTTGGTATGGATAATAAGCGTCCGATTTTTTATATCAAGGATTTGGTAGTAGAACAAGCACGGACGATGGGTCAGGGCAATAACCATTTGAAGCTCAAGATTTTCCAAGATGGGGCAGCTTTTGACGTCGTTGCGTTTGGAAAAGGAAGTCTAGCCATGGAATTTGCACAAGCCAAGCAGTTGGAGTTAGCGGTCACCCTGTCGGTCAATCAGTGGAACGGTCAGACAACCTTGCAGCTCATGATGACGGATGCCAGGGTTAATGGGGTACAATTGTACAATATTCGTGGGCGAAAAGCGACTGTCCCAGAAGGCGTTCCTCAACTCCGGTTTAAAGATGACCAAGTGGAGGTAGGAGATAGCCCAGCCATCGTAGTCTATGATGTTCCAGAAAATCTAGATAGGCTCAAGTCGATTTTACAAACCCAGAATTTCTCCGCTATTTATTTCAAAAATGAAATCAATCCAGCCTATTATTTAACTGGCTATGGCACGCGGGAGCAATTTGCCAAGCTCTATAAAACCATCTATCAATTTCCAGAGTTTGATGTACGCTACAAGCTCGCAGACCTAGCAGCTTTTTTGAAAATTGAGAAAATTCTTCTGATCAAAATGATTCAGATTTTTGAAGAATTAGGTTTTGTGACCATTACAGATGGTGTGATGAAGGTTGAGAAAGAAGCAGAAAAACGAGAGATTGCTAGTAGTCAGATTTACCAAGAGTTGAAAAAAATTGTCAAGGAGCAGGAATTGATGGCTCTAGCCCCTGTCCAAGAAATCTATGATGTTTTAATGGCACCAGATAAATCTTAG
- a CDS encoding adenine phosphoribosyltransferase gives MNLKDYIASIENYPQEGIIFRDISPLMADGNAYSYAVREIVQYATDKKIDMIVGPEARGFIVGCPVAFELGVGFAPVRKPGKLPREVISADYEKEYGLDTLTMHADAIKPGQRVLIVDDLLATGGTVKATIEMIERLGGVVAGCAFLIELDDLKGREAIGDYDYKVLMHY, from the coding sequence ATGAACTTAAAAGATTATATTGCCAGTATCGAAAATTATCCGCAAGAAGGAATTATCTTCCGTGATATTAGCCCCTTGATGGCTGATGGAAATGCTTATAGCTATGCTGTTCGCGAGATTGTTCAGTATGCAACAGACAAAAAAATCGATATGATTGTAGGTCCTGAGGCGCGTGGCTTTATCGTAGGTTGTCCTGTTGCCTTTGAATTAGGAGTTGGTTTTGCTCCGGTTCGCAAACCAGGAAAATTACCACGCGAAGTCATCTCGGCTGACTATGAAAAAGAATATGGACTAGATACCCTCACCATGCATGCAGATGCTATTAAGCCAGGTCAACGTGTCTTGATTGTGGATGACCTGTTGGCTACAGGTGGAACTGTCAAAGCAACGATTGAGATGATTGAACGCCTTGGTGGAGTTGTGGCAGGTTGTGCCTTCTTGATTGAACTAGATGATCTGAAAGGCCGTGAAGCTATTGGGGACTATGATTACAAGGTTTTAATGCATTATTGA
- the metA gene encoding homoserine O-acetyltransferase MetA, which translates to MPIKIDKKLPAVDILKSENVFIMDDERANQQDIRPLNILILNLMPQKIVTETQLLRHLGNTPLQLNVEFLYMKSHDFKTTGLEHLETFYKTFEEVQDRYFDGLIITGAPVEHLPFEEVDYWEEFCRLITWSKTHVYSTLHICWGAQAGLYARYGVDKMTLSKKLSGVFSQFSPEHPNLLFRGFDDEYFSPHSRHTTVRKEAIQALTNLEILSEGREVGVSVVASRDLREVYSFGHLEYDRDTLAKEYERDVTAGLNPDVPEHYFKDDNPQARPNLCWSLPAALFFSNWINYAVYQETPFDWESPENEVSFFAYL; encoded by the coding sequence ATGCCTATTAAAATCGATAAAAAGTTACCAGCTGTTGATATTTTAAAATCTGAGAATGTCTTTATTATGGACGATGAGCGAGCCAATCAACAGGATATCCGCCCCTTGAATATCTTGATTTTGAACCTGATGCCTCAGAAAATTGTCACAGAAACACAACTGCTTAGACATCTAGGGAATACTCCTTTGCAGCTCAATGTAGAATTTCTTTATATGAAAAGTCATGACTTCAAAACCACTGGTTTGGAGCATTTGGAGACTTTTTACAAGACTTTTGAGGAAGTGCAAGACCGCTATTTTGATGGTTTGATTATCACGGGAGCCCCTGTGGAGCATTTGCCGTTTGAAGAGGTGGATTATTGGGAGGAATTTTGTCGCTTGATTACTTGGAGTAAGACCCATGTTTATTCGACGCTTCACATTTGCTGGGGGGCTCAGGCAGGACTATATGCTCGGTATGGAGTAGATAAGATGACCTTATCCAAGAAATTATCAGGGGTTTTCTCACAGTTCAGTCCTGAGCATCCAAATCTTCTTTTTAGGGGATTTGATGACGAATATTTCTCCCCCCACTCTCGGCATACAACCGTCCGCAAAGAAGCCATTCAGGCATTGACCAATTTGGAGATTTTATCAGAAGGAAGAGAAGTCGGCGTGTCAGTTGTCGCGAGCCGTGATTTGCGAGAAGTTTATAGTTTTGGACATTTGGAATATGACCGAGATACCCTTGCAAAAGAATATGAACGTGATGTTACAGCAGGCCTGAATCCAGATGTACCAGAACATTATTTTAAGGATGATAATCCCCAAGCCCGACCAAATTTATGTTGGAGTTTACCGGCAGCTCTGTTTTTCAGCAATTGGATCAACTATGCTGTTTATCAAGAAACACCATTTGACTGGGAAAGTCCAGAAAATGAGGTTTCCTTCTTTGCCTATTTATAA
- a CDS encoding DnaD domain-containing protein: protein MTYLRAFREGNLVLPSALFFHFHEIFDSSDDFLVWQFFYLQNTSAVEDISPSKIAESLGKTVAEVNRSMSSLTEKGLLQYKTIELNGEIEAIFDALPALERLDEIEQRKQGTSKKEAAPNDLKNVVTAFEQELGRLLTPFELEDLGKTLEEGTKPELVKAALREAVFNGKPVWSYIQAILRNWRREGITSVQQVEAKRREREQFDQKQVLVSDEFVKAMDLWKED from the coding sequence ATGACGTATTTACGAGCTTTTAGAGAAGGGAATTTGGTTTTGCCAAGCGCCCTCTTCTTTCATTTTCATGAAATTTTTGATTCGAGCGATGATTTTTTAGTGTGGCAATTTTTCTATTTGCAAAATACGAGTGCAGTAGAGGATATTTCCCCTTCAAAAATTGCAGAGAGTTTGGGAAAAACAGTGGCGGAAGTCAATCGTTCCATGTCTAGTTTGACCGAAAAAGGTCTCTTGCAGTACAAGACCATTGAACTAAATGGGGAGATTGAAGCGATTTTTGATGCCTTGCCAGCCCTTGAGCGTTTGGATGAAATAGAGCAGAGAAAACAAGGAACTTCGAAGAAAGAAGCAGCTCCAAATGACTTGAAGAATGTGGTAACGGCCTTTGAGCAGGAGTTGGGACGTTTGCTGACCCCTTTTGAACTGGAAGATTTGGGAAAAACACTGGAAGAAGGTACCAAACCAGAGCTTGTTAAAGCGGCTCTTCGAGAAGCGGTCTTTAACGGGAAGCCAGTATGGAGCTATATCCAAGCAATTTTGAGAAATTGGCGTCGTGAAGGGATTACAAGCGTTCAACAAGTCGAAGCCAAAAGACGAGAACGGGAACAATTTGACCAAAAGCAAGTCCTTGTATCGGATGAATTCGTCAAAGCCATGGATTTATGGAAAGAAGATTAA
- a CDS encoding ISL3 family transposase has protein sequence MEQLNLITNFLKMKDKNITITNECDMGTHLELHGHLDYTAPKCSSCKGQMAKYDFQKASKIPYLETAGYPLLIRLRKRRFKCKDCGKIAVAETPIVKKNHQISVAVNQKIAQLLIEKQAMTHIAHRLSISTSTVIRKLNEFKFETDWAKLPEVMSWDEYAFKKGKMSFIAQDFDTNNIIAILDGRTQATIRNHFLRYPRQVRNRVKFITMDMFSPYYQLAKQLFPHAKIVLDRFHVVQHLSRAMNRVRIQIMNQFDRKSQEYRVLKRYWKLVQQDSRKLSDKRFYRPTFRMHLTNKEILDKLLSYSDELRQHYELYQLLLFHFQEKNSDHFFDLIEQEIATVNPIFQTVFKTFLKDKDKVLNALELPYSNAKLEATNNLIKVIKRNAFGFRNFENFKKRILIALNIKKEKTKLVLSRC, from the coding sequence ATGGAACAACTAAATCTTATCACAAATTTTCTCAAAATGAAAGACAAAAATATCACGATCACTAATGAATGCGACATGGGAACACACTTAGAACTCCACGGTCACTTGGATTACACAGCCCCTAAATGCTCTTCCTGCAAGGGACAAATGGCTAAGTACGACTTCCAGAAAGCCTCTAAAATCCCCTACTTAGAAACTGCTGGCTACCCGCTACTTATCCGCCTTCGAAAGCGTCGTTTCAAGTGCAAAGACTGTGGGAAAATAGCGGTCGCTGAAACTCCTATTGTTAAGAAGAACCATCAAATCTCTGTCGCTGTCAACCAGAAAATCGCACAATTACTCATCGAAAAGCAAGCAATGACACATATCGCACACAGACTCTCCATTTCAACATCTACAGTTATTCGAAAACTCAATGAGTTTAAGTTTGAAACGGATTGGGCTAAGCTTCCAGAAGTCATGTCCTGGGATGAGTATGCCTTCAAGAAAGGGAAAATGAGCTTTATCGCTCAAGATTTTGACACAAATAACATCATCGCTATCCTTGATGGAAGAACGCAAGCAACCATCCGAAATCACTTTCTGAGATACCCTAGACAGGTCAGAAACCGCGTTAAATTCATCACTATGGACATGTTTAGCCCTTACTATCAACTAGCCAAACAACTTTTTCCTCATGCTAAAATCGTGCTTGATCGTTTCCACGTTGTGCAACATCTCAGCCGTGCTATGAACCGTGTCCGCATACAAATCATGAATCAATTCGATAGAAAATCCCAGGAATACCGTGTCTTAAAACGCTACTGGAAACTGGTACAACAAGATAGCCGTAAACTCAGTGATAAACGATTTTATCGCCCTACATTTCGCATGCATTTGACCAATAAGGAAATCTTAGACAAGCTCCTATCCTACTCAGATGAGTTACGACAACATTATGAACTCTATCAACTTCTTTTATTCCATTTCCAAGAGAAGAACTCAGATCATTTCTTTGACCTAATTGAACAAGAAATAGCCACTGTTAACCCTATTTTCCAGACGGTATTTAAGACGTTTCTAAAGGATAAGGACAAGGTTTTAAACGCCTTGGAATTGCCTTATTCCAACGCTAAATTGGAAGCTACCAATAATCTTATCAAAGTCATTAAACGAAATGCCTTTGGTTTCAGGAACTTTGAAAACTTCAAAAAGCGGATTTTGATTGCCTTAAACATCAAAAAAGAGAAGACCAAGTTGGTCCTCTCTAGATGTTAG
- the tnpB gene encoding IS66 family insertion sequence element accessory protein TnpB (TnpB, as the term is used for proteins encoded by IS66 family insertion elements, is considered an accessory protein, since TnpC, encoded by a neighboring gene, is a DDE family transposase.) → MSIQLSDLGQVYLVCGKTDMRQGIDSLAYLVKRQFELDPFSGQVFLFCGERKDRFKALYWDGQGFWLLYKRLENGKLTWPSNEEEVKALTSEQVDWLMKGFSISPKIKPTNSRDFY, encoded by the coding sequence ATGAGCATCCAACTCAGTGATTTAGGGCAGGTCTATCTGGTTTGCGGCAAAACCGATATGCGTCAAGGAATTGATTCGCTGGCCTATCTCGTTAAACGTCAATTTGAATTAGATCCCTTTTCTGGTCAAGTCTTTCTCTTCTGTGGTGAACGAAAAGATCGGTTCAAAGCTCTTTACTGGGATGGACAAGGTTTTTGGCTACTCTACAAACGATTGGAAAACGGCAAACTCACTTGGCCAAGCAATGAAGAAGAGGTCAAAGCCTTAACTTCCGAGCAAGTTGATTGGTTGATGAAGGGATTTTCGATAAGTCCTAAAATAAAACCTACAAACAGTCGTGATTTTTATTGA
- a CDS encoding IS66 family transposase has translation MEELLAIIKQQAAVNQQLTNELALLREQVAYLTQKLYGKSSEKVVYQPGQLSLFEEEPLLEEDADLPR, from the coding sequence ATGGAAGAGTTATTAGCCATTATTAAACAACAAGCAGCTGTTAACCAACAACTCACAAATGAACTTGCTCTCCTTCGTGAACAAGTAGCTTATCTGACGCAAAAGCTTTATGGCAAGTCATCAGAGAAGGTTGTGTATCAACCTGGTCAGCTAAGTCTCTTTGAAGAAGAACCACTTCTTGAAGAAGACGCTGACTTACCCAGGTGA